One Saccharomyces kudriavzevii IFO 1802 strain IFO1802 genome assembly, chromosome: 4 genomic region harbors:
- the SIR4 gene encoding chromatin-silencing protein SIR4 (similar to Saccharomyces cerevisiae SIR4 (YDR227W); ancestral locus Anc_8.442), producing the protein MSDGNETPDRLSTPKITRSSMTPTDKNPESEKKSNEIRVPKIPLFTFAKGKNYSKPSTATHNSPNQPTKANQVLHKESQQTNSSPLRKNNYNSFSHSGLEKVSNSKLLSLLRSKTSPGGIESNTSKTLANIDQAPFLPHAEQPTFGLDARPEHTIIPISKTRSNNSFLSGVKNLLNEGQMSNQVPSTDLANAKPFLSEKSLEREATATSTTVVSITKNKTVGKSNMLEGEKKALNIIEKSTCLDTPPTTTGNTSDASQLLEKNETKDLGSATPDTASTKESETSREPSDKNSGMSLKNLGQHGGSNVPLSTSDTKKALKIRYDQTLKKAYPPLKEFVTNRNERELSNEVTVLPFENEHVSSKLEMKKDADLQRMEILKSPHSSSDSTEKSHEAKNTRDESTDDEVTDDEVTDDVTSPNESEGYKSVHIPNYEFTGKEDQENNLTNSKNDEANEIKNKLPETKSIEANIREVTEETVKQVHRVRVSSGEIVFQGSRANTRSDSADDISNFSAPKRARLEDLLNPSKKNKPNEESPSNTSKDTINTSKCRESELMVQRISNTTEIINKSDIGTKDGLHKPLSGTIPSAKIAKQGNDAKNKMQDLSHAKPASINSSPINQMHNNRKGGPPGHTDVEVTKKKPSDVSNGEPVRNGFEKKSLSNLFSKVLKNSFNKNENNPSDGNALHMLRGKTKILENTVPTERLGNKVDDIPLTQPVSGSKPENTDDFQVSLSQPMKKTFVCSAKEEQIKEESFYRGRIDAAISHPGKMELIYVSDSDDTSSENDSLSDTESLASRESNESKVVKDLGSSAEKNQTQTGKWFDPALDWRKSDRELTKNVLWRLADKAIYNKKTISDLIEQGIPRHSYLSGHPLTSVTNDVCSVENYETSNAFFYQQVHKKDRLQYLPLYGAPRLTDLDSTKAENPTNKDTNLEPSPSPTKTSQILAVSSPLGSEATNTPIKQNGALLAKEIITTAHSDTNHNKCKNMKESLSKDSWKQEWLTNLKLVSVSLVDEFPSKPSSKERQRSNEKMQLLKDVFANKFGSNISNTFTESDIIILRGEVEDFPMDSKVRTFYNEMQNNTGMKRARFWSFTKTLRFVANMGFDIYKPRGPASRLATIKPHEVVPQQMIDAKLTPKDKTLRPIKKQASIEQVAALLPPGKKTVVQKNATKTKTPPENDRLKEVLKFEEGEKATVNGKDVLQTTSLISQNQVSFEHSNFGKNATNVNARPVISTENITDNNTTDILNTIDILKTKSQVNIQPGNIHASTERTEYEDGNKEKGIKKSEDLKNNSVSFVNDVLSRTATLLNEKERQLDIANDIIRSLSDEVMRDEIRITSLKGDLNFTKKCLEDIKSQMSEKDVRIRKLMQRIFKKRGR; encoded by the coding sequence ATGTCCGATGGCAATGAGACGCCCGACAGGTTGAGCACCCCGAAGATCACTAGAAGTTCAATGACACCTACTGATAAAAATCCTGAAtcagagaaaaaatcaaatgaaATTAGAGTACCTAAAATTCCCTTATTTACGTTTGCCAAAGGCAAAAACTATTCAAAGCCGTCAACTGCAACTCATAACTCACCTAATCAACCAACAAAGGCGAACCAAGTGCTTCATAAAGAATCACAACAAACGAATTCCTCACCATTAAGGAAGAATAATTATAactctttttctcattcAGGCCTAGAAAAAGTGAGCAATAGCAAACTACTCTCCCTCCTTCGATCTAAGACGTCACCGGGAGGAATTGAATCCAACACTTCCAAGACTCTAGCGAATATTGATCAAGCGCCTTTTCTTCCACACGCGGAGCAACCAACTTTTGGTTTGGATGCTAGACCTGAACATACTATAATACCAATATCAAAAACCCGAAGCAATAACTCGTTTTTATCGGGAGTGAAAAACTTATTAAATGAAGGGCAGATGAGTAACCAAGTTCCAAGCACAGATTTGGCAAATGCaaaaccttttctttctgaGAAATCGCTTGAGAGGGAAGCGACGGCCACCTCTACAACCGTGGTTTCCATCACCAAGAATAAGACTGTCGGAAAATCTAACATGCTAGAaggagaaaagaaagctttGAACATAATTGAAAAGTCTACTTGTTTGGATACACCGCCAACAACGACTGGAAATACTAGTGATGCGTCACAATTgctagaaaaaaatgaaacaaagGATCTTGGAAGTGCTACACCGGATACCGCATCTACAAAAGAATCTGAAACAAGCAGGGAACCTAGTGATAAGAATTCGGGAATGAGTTTAAAAAATTTAGGACAGCATGGCGGGTCTAATGTGCCCCTATCGACTTCAGACACTAAAAAGGCATTGAAAATAAGATACGATCAAACACTAAAGAAAGCCTATCCgcctttgaaagaatttgtTACTAATCGTAACGAAAGAGAATTATCTAATGAGGTAACTGTATTGCCCTTCGAAAATGAGCATGTATCATCTAAACTAGAAATGAAGAAGGATGCTGACCTTCAGCGAATGGAGATCTTAAAATCACCTCATTCGTCGAGTGATTCAACCGAAAAATCTCATGAAGCTAAAAATACTCGAGATGAGTCAACTGATGATGAAGTTACTGACGATGAAGTTACTGACGATGTCACCTCTCCTAACGAAAGTGAAGGCTACAAAAGCGTGCATATTCCTAATTATGAATTTACAGGAAAGGAAGATCAAGAGAACAATCTTACGAACagtaaaaatgatgaagccaatgaaattaaaaacAAATTACCTGAAACCAAGAGCATCGAGGCTAACATAAGGGAAGTAACAGAAGAAACAGTCAAACAGGTACATCGCGTTCGAGTAAGTAGTGGAGAAATTGTATTTCAAGGTTCCCGGGCGAACACTCGATCCGATTCAGCAGATGATATCTCAAATTTCTCGGCACCAAAAAGAGCTAGGCTGGAAGATCTGCTAAATCcatcgaagaaaaataaaccTAATGAAGAATCACCCTCAAATACGTCAAAGGATACAATAAACACTTCCAAGTGCCGAGAGTCCGAATTAATGGTTCAAAGAATCTCAAACACCACAGAAATAATCAATAAATCCGACATCGGTACGAAAGATGGTTTGCACAAACCATTAAGTGGTACTATTCCTTCTGCAAAAATAGCTAAACAAGGAAATGAtgcaaaaaacaaaatgcaAGACCTTTCTCATGCTAAACCCGCTTCAATTAACTCTTCACCAATAAATCAAATGCATAATAATCGTAAAGGTGGACCACCAGGACATACTGATGTAGAAgtaacaaagaaaaagcctAGTGACGTTTCTAATGGAGAACCAGTTCGTAATGgctttgagaaaaaatctttatcaaatttgttCTCAAAAGTCTTGAAGaattccttcaataaaaatgaaaacaatcCTTCTGACGGTAATGCTTTGCATATGTTAAGAGGAAAGaccaaaattttggaaaatacTGTTCCTACGGAAAGGTTAGGGAACAAGGTTGATGACATACCACTAACCCAACCAGTCAGCGGAAGTAAGCCTGAGAATACTGATGATTTCCAAGTTTCTTTATCGCAGCCTATGAAAAAGACCTTTGTGTGTTCTGCAAAGGAGGAgcaaataaaagaagagagCTTTTACCGCGGAAGAATAGATGCAGCGATATCTCACCCAGGAAAAATGGAGCTTATATACGTGTCTGATTCAGATGATACTTCTTCAGAAAATGATAGTTTGAGTGATACAGAGAGTTTGGCCTCTCGTGAATCAAATGAAAGCAAAGTAGTTAAAGATTTAGGTAGCAGCGCTGAAAAAAACCAGACTCAAACAGGAAAATGGTTCGACCCTGCGTTGGATTGGCGGAAATCTGATCGTGAATTAACAAAAAATGTTCTTTGGAGACTAGCTGACAAAGCAATAtacaataagaaaacaataagTGACCTTATTGAACAAGGGATCCCAAGACACAGCTATTTGAGTGGCCACCCCTTGACTAGTGTGACTAATGACGTTTGCTCTGTTGAAAATTATGAAACGTcaaatgcatttttttaccaGCAAGTGCACAAGAAGGACAGGTTACAATATTTGCCGTTATATGGGGCTCCAAGGCTAACAGATTTGGATAGTACTAAAGCAGAAAATCCGACTAATAAAGATACCAATTTAGAACCAAGCCCTTCTCCCACCAAAACTTCTCAAATATTGGCTGTATCATCTCCATTAGGCTCCGAAGCAACAAATACTCCAATAAAGCAAAACGGTGCACTTCTTGCCAAGGAGATTATCACGACAGCTCATAGTGATACTAATCACAataaatgtaaaaatatgaaagaGAGTCTATCTAAAGACTCTTGGAAACAAGAATGGCTAACAAACTTGAAACTTGTTTCTGTCTCActtgttgatgaatttccttcaaaaCCCTCCAGTAAAGAAAGACAAAGgagtaatgaaaaaatgcagCTACTGAAAGATGTATTTGCTAACAAGTTTGGttcaaatatttccaaCACTTTTACTGAAAGTGATATTATCATATTAAGAGGCGAAGTAGAGGATTTTCCAATGGATTCTAAAGTCAGAACCTTTTACAACGAAATGCAGAACAATACTGGGATGAAAAGAGCCAGGTTTTGGTCATTTACGAAGACACTGAGATTTGTTGCCAACATGGGATTTGATATATACAAGCCGCGAGGACCTGCCTCTAGACTGGCGACAATCAAACCGCACGAAGTCGTACCGCAACAGATGATAGACGCCAAACTCACACCGAAAGATAAAACACTGCGaccaataaaaaaacaggCGTCGATTGAACAAGTAGCTGCATTACTGCCGCCCGGTAAGAAGACTGTAGTGCAAAAAAACGCAACGAAAACGAAAACACCGCCAGAAAATGACAGACTAAAAGAGGTTCTCAAATTTGAGGAAGGAGAAAAAGCTACTGTAAATGGGAAGGATGTGTTACAAACCACATCACTAATTTCCCAAAACCAGGtatcttttgaacattCTAATTTTGGCAAAAACGCTACAAATGTTAACGCCCGTCCAGTTATCTCAACTGAAAATATCACGGACAACAACACAACAGACATTCTCAACACTATTGATATTCTAAAAACTAAATCGCAAGTTAATATCCAACCAGGAAATATACACGCATCGACCGAGAGGACAGAATATGAAGATggaaataaagaaaagggaatcaaAAAGTCggaagatttgaaaaataacagTGTTTCCTTTGTAAATGATGTTCTGTCAAGGACGGCGACACTActgaatgaaaaggaaagacaATTGGATATCGCAAATGACATCATTCGGTCTTTGTCGGATGAGGTTATGAGAGATGAAATCAGAATAACATCACTCAAAGGAGATTtaaattttacaaaaaaatgtcttgAGGACATCAAAAGCCAAATGTCTGAGAAGGATGTCAGAATTAGAAAGTTGATGCaaagaattttcaaaaaaagaggaagataa
- the PCF11 gene encoding Pcf11p (similar to Saccharomyces cerevisiae PCF11 (YDR228C); ancestral locus Anc_8.444) — protein MDHDTEVIIKDFNSILEELTFNSRPIITTLTKLAEENISCAQYFVDSIENRIEKCMPKQKLYAFYALDSICKNVGSPYTIYFSRNLFNLYRKTYLLVDNTTRTKLINMFKLWLNPNDTGMPLFEGSALEKIEQFLIKASALHQKNLQAMLPTPTVPLLLRDIDKLTSLTTERLKNQPNDEKLKMKLLVLSQLKQELKREKLTLNALKQVQMQLRQVFSQDQQVLQDRMRYHEFQQQQQQQQEQQQYHETKDNIGTPPQNSNAAIPLFGNNSDTMNQQGTLSSSLFGSISGVESFQDIEKKKSVNKIKNLYASLQSEGLIYTPPKDSIVTLYKKLNGHSSYSLDSNEKQLMKNLPKIPLLNDILSDCKAYFATVNIDVLNNPTLQLSQQTLLQENPIVQNNLIHLLYRSKPNKCSVCGKRFGNSESEKLLQNEHLDWHFRISTRIKGSQNTANTGISSSNSTTTTTRKNIQSRNWYLNDSQWVAFKDDEITSTRHKSDYADSNTNNNSDNINSSGYADDSNENSLNPSGNDKDNEVKIREKYVVVPETSQDMTFTCPICKETVTGVYDEESGEWIWKNTIEVNGKYFHSTCYHETSQNSNKTVEGQIDLDDLKKLITK, from the coding sequence ATGGATCACGACACAGAAGTCATAATCAAGGATTTTAATAGTATTCTTGAGGAGCTAACCTTCAATTCGAGGCCCATCATTACCACTCTCACGAAGTTagcagaagaaaatatttcatGTGCCCAATATTTTGTTGACTCTATTGAGAacagaattgaaaagtgTATGCCTAAGCAGAAACTATACGCCTTTTATGCTTTAGACTCCATTTGTAAGAACGTTGGCAGCCCATATACAATCTACTTTAGTAGAAATTTGTTTAATTTATACAGGAAAACATATTTATTAGTGGATAACACCACTAGAACAAAGCTCATCAATATGTTTAAGCTTTGGTTGAATCCTAATGACACCGGCATGCCCCTGTTTGAAGGTTCAGCACTAgagaaaattgaacaattcTTAATAAAGGCCAGCGCTCTACACCAGAAAAATCTGCAAGCAATGTTGCCAACTCCAACTGTCCCCCTTCTGTTAAGGGACATTGACAAATTAACGTCTTTGACTACTGAAAGGCTGAAGAATCAGCcaaatgatgaaaaattgaaaatgaagctCCTGGTTCTGTCCCAACTGaaacaagaattgaaaagagaaaagttGACTCTCAATGCTTTGAAACAGGTTCAAATGCAACTGAGGCAGGTTTTTTCACAGGACCAACAAGTTTTGCAAGATAGAATGAGATATCACGAGtttcagcagcagcagcagcagcagcaggaACAGCAACAATATCACGAAACTAAGGACAATATTGGTACCCCCCCTCAAAACTCTAACGCGGCTATTCCGCTGTTTGGCAATAATTCTGATACGATGAACCAACAGGGCACTTTATCTTCGTCCCTCTTCGGCAGTATTTCTGGCGTCGAATCCTTTCAAGACatcgaaaaaaagaaatcagtaaataaaatcaaaaatctttATGCATCTCTGCAATCTGAGGGGCTCATATATACTCCGCCAAAGGACTCCATTGTAACACtttataaaaaattaaatggACATTCAAGCTACTCACTGGATTCTAACGAAAAACAACTGATGAAGAACCTGCCAAAGATTCCTTTATTGAATGATATTCTTTCCGACTGCAAAGCTTATTTCGCCACAGTTAACATTGACGTTTTAAATAACCCAACCCTGCAGTTATCCCAACAAACTCtacttcaagaaaatccGATCGTCCAAAATAATCTTATTCACTTACTGTACAGATCAAAACCAAATAAATGTAGCGTGTGCGGTAAAAGATTTGGTAACTcggaaagtgaaaaattactaCAAAATGAACATTTGGACTGGCACTTTAGGATAAGCACAAGAATCAAGGGATCTCAAAATACAGCAAACACAGGCATAAGCAGTTCTAATTCAACTACGACTACCACAAGGAAAAACATTCAGTCAAGGAACTGGTACTTGAACGATTCTCAATGGGTAGCCTTTAAGGATGATGAAATCACCTCTACTAGGCATAAAAGTGACTACGCTGATTCTAATACTAACAATAATAGTGATAACATAAATTCAAGTGGTTATGCTGATGACAGTAATGAAAACTCCTTAAATCCTTCaggaaatgataaagataatGAGGTGAAAATAAGGGAAAAGTATGTTGTTGTACCTGAAACTTCACAGGACATGACTTTCACATGTCCAATTTGTAAAGAAACAGTCACTGGCGTctatgatgaagaatcaGGCGAATGGATCTGGAAAAACACCATTGAAGTCAACGGTAAATATTTCCATTCCACCTGCTACCATGAAACTTCGCAAAATTCCAATAAAACTGTAGAAGGACAGATTGATTTGGACGACTTAAAGAAATTAATCACTAAATAA